In Chondrinema litorale, the DNA window AATAATGCACTTAAAGTACTCACTCGCAAGCAGCGCGAAATAATTTACTATTATTTTTTTGAAGAACTAAAAATGGAAGAGATTGCAGTCTTAATGGACTTTACAAACCAAAAGTCTGCACAAAATCTTCTGTATAAATCTATAAAATTATTAAAAGGTAAATTGCTGATTGTCAGCACTATCAATCTGTATATTATGCTATTGAAATTTTTTTAGAAAAAAAATCTAAAAAAACGATGGAAAAATGAGAGGTTGGTTCTTTTATATATAGACATGAACCAATATGAAATATAACCATTACGATATAGAAGACTTTTTAGTTGATACTGACTTTATTGATTGGGTAAAAGGAGACAGTGGGGAGAAGAATGCATTCTTTCAAAACTGGATGCAAACAGAGCCAGAAAATAAAGATGCAGCACTAACAGCAAGAGAAATCTTGCTCAATTTAAAAAGAGAGAAACTAGACCCTACTCCCGAAGAGTTCGACGAGTCACTCAATAAAATATTAAGGTATCGCTCAGGCGATGAAAAAAAAACTGAAATTAAATTCAGTTCAACCGATTATAATGAACCACCTGTAAAACTTTCAACCGTATTTAAATGGGCAGCATCTGTTGCTATACTTCTAGGCTTGTTTTGGTTATACAAGTTCGAAACAAAAGAAAAAGTAATAGTTGAAAAAGTTACCTATACTACCAAATCTACACCACTAGGGCAAAAGTCTAACATTAAACTTCCTGATGGTAGCCTAGTAAAACTTAACTCTGGTAGTAGTATTACTTTCCCTAGCAATTTCATTAAAAACAGAGAAGTAAAATTAGATGGTGAAGCTTTTTTTGAAGTAGAGAAAAATGAGGCGTATCCATTTAGGGTAATTGCAGAAGAAATAGAGGTAAAAGTGGTGGGCACCTCATTTAACGTGCAGTCTTTTAATAGTGAAGAAACTGTAGAGGTTACAGTAGTAACTGGTAAAGTGATGACTTATAACAATGAGCACAATAGCAACGAGTTTGAAGCATTGCTTACGCCAAACGAGATGATTACTTACGAGAAAAAAACAGGCGGTTATTCTAAAAAGAATGCAGAAGATTTTAAGCTGGCTTGGAAAGACGATATACTCTACTTTAAAGATGCAGATTTTTTACAAATAGTTGATCAATTGGAGAGATGGTATGGTGTAGAATTTATCTTTCCAAACAAAGACCACATGAGAATGCCGGGTAAAATTAACGCAACTTTTGTAAACGAGCCTCTCAAAGAAGTACTAGAAGGATTAAAATTTTCAATGAAAATTGAATACACAATAGATAAGAAAAATGATAAG includes these proteins:
- a CDS encoding FecR family protein, translating into MKYNHYDIEDFLVDTDFIDWVKGDSGEKNAFFQNWMQTEPENKDAALTAREILLNLKREKLDPTPEEFDESLNKILRYRSGDEKKTEIKFSSTDYNEPPVKLSTVFKWAASVAILLGLFWLYKFETKEKVIVEKVTYTTKSTPLGQKSNIKLPDGSLVKLNSGSSITFPSNFIKNREVKLDGEAFFEVEKNEAYPFRVIAEEIEVKVVGTSFNVQSFNSEETVEVTVVTGKVMTYNNEHNSNEFEALLTPNEMITYEKKTGGYSKKNAEDFKLAWKDDILYFKDADFLQIVDQLERWYGVEFIFPNKDHMRMPGKINATFVNEPLKEVLEGLKFSMKIEYTIDKKNDKVIVKKVN